In the genome of Polaribacter atrinae, one region contains:
- a CDS encoding HD family phosphohydrolase: MSNIVNKLYQNNAIIYKVILFLVATVAIVYLFPKGGQFKYDFNNGQLWKYDNLYAPFDFSIQKTAEEIAIEKKEISENSKVYFLHDLEVENNVKSNYKRRISLLKQSDSLSLDEVANVSKIGQKVIDNIYKRGFLEVVSQERVSNKNEIVALRKGNEVEDVLFKNLLTSKEVLEIIRSNLEAEKSFYGKKILLNLLSEIIKPNIYFDNLYTDKVIENAIKNISYTKGIVESGKLIILKGDIVEGKKLAILNSLKTESESQVWTDSNYNWIILGYTILVSLALLMLLLFLKKYRVEIYDNNNKVTFIFFNVFLMIFIQTLVIKYNTDYLYVVPLSVLPIVLKAFFDARLGLFTHVLTVLLLGYIVPNSFEFIYLHIIAGMVTILTVSELYKRGNLFISVAQITLIYMITYFAFSIIKEGNASQINWNYFMLFAANGLLSFLSIIIIYMYEKVFGLMSDITLLELSNTNAKLLRELNEKAPGTFQHSMQVANLAEAAANEIGANSMLVRTGALYHDIGKILNPMYFTENQSTGVNPHNDLSPRDSSKIITDHVIKGVELAKKYKLPDRIIDFIRTHHGTSSTYYFYKKEQELNPDTKVDIKKFQYQGPIPFSKETAILMMCDASEAASKSLTKPTALSISNLIDKIISKQMADNQFLNSNITFREIEIIKKVIKKKLMNIYHLRVEYPE, encoded by the coding sequence ATGAGTAATATAGTTAATAAACTGTACCAAAACAATGCCATTATTTATAAGGTAATTTTGTTTTTAGTTGCCACTGTTGCAATTGTTTATTTGTTTCCAAAAGGAGGTCAATTTAAATATGACTTTAATAATGGGCAGCTTTGGAAATACGATAATTTATATGCGCCTTTTGATTTTTCTATTCAAAAAACTGCAGAAGAAATTGCTATAGAAAAAAAGGAAATTTCTGAAAATTCGAAAGTATATTTTTTACATGATTTGGAGGTGGAAAATAATGTAAAATCAAATTATAAAAGAAGAATTTCGTTATTAAAACAATCGGATTCTTTAAGTTTAGATGAGGTTGCAAACGTATCTAAAATTGGTCAGAAAGTTATAGATAACATCTACAAGAGAGGTTTTTTAGAAGTAGTAAGTCAAGAACGGGTATCAAATAAAAATGAAATAGTTGCTCTTAGAAAAGGGAATGAAGTAGAAGATGTTTTGTTTAAAAACCTGTTAACATCAAAAGAAGTTTTAGAAATAATTAGAAGTAATTTAGAAGCAGAAAAATCTTTTTATGGTAAAAAAATATTATTAAATTTATTATCCGAAATTATAAAACCGAACATCTATTTTGACAATCTTTATACTGATAAAGTAATTGAGAACGCAATAAAAAATATTTCTTATACAAAAGGAATAGTTGAGTCTGGTAAGTTAATTATCTTAAAAGGGGATATTGTAGAGGGAAAAAAACTAGCAATCTTAAATTCTTTAAAAACTGAATCTGAATCTCAGGTTTGGACCGACTCCAATTATAATTGGATTATCTTAGGTTATACTATTTTAGTCTCTCTAGCTTTATTGATGCTTTTATTATTCTTAAAAAAGTATAGAGTAGAAATATATGACAATAATAACAAGGTTACCTTTATATTTTTCAATGTTTTTTTAATGATTTTTATACAAACATTGGTTATAAAGTACAATACAGACTATTTATATGTGGTTCCTTTAAGTGTGTTGCCAATAGTTTTAAAAGCGTTCTTTGATGCTCGTTTGGGGCTATTTACACATGTTTTAACAGTATTGCTTTTAGGATATATTGTACCCAATAGTTTTGAGTTTATATACTTACACATTATTGCAGGTATGGTTACAATACTTACCGTTTCTGAACTTTATAAAAGAGGGAATTTGTTTATCTCTGTTGCGCAAATTACGCTTATTTATATGATTACTTATTTTGCTTTTTCTATCATTAAAGAAGGAAATGCTTCTCAAATAAATTGGAATTATTTTATGCTTTTTGCAGCCAATGGTCTTTTATCCTTTTTATCAATAATTATAATATATATGTATGAAAAGGTTTTTGGTTTAATGTCTGATATTACCTTATTAGAGCTTTCTAACACAAATGCGAAGCTTTTAAGAGAGTTAAACGAAAAAGCTCCAGGTACATTTCAGCATTCCATGCAAGTAGCTAATTTAGCAGAAGCTGCAGCTAATGAAATAGGAGCCAATTCTATGTTGGTTAGAACAGGGGCTTTATATCATGATATTGGTAAAATATTAAATCCAATGTATTTTACAGAAAATCAATCTACCGGGGTTAATCCGCACAACGATTTATCTCCAAGGGATAGTTCTAAAATAATTACAGATCATGTTATTAAAGGGGTAGAGTTGGCTAAAAAATACAAGTTACCAGATAGAATTATAGATTTTATAAGAACACATCATGGTACAAGTTCTACTTATTACTTTTATAAAAAAGAACAAGAATTAAACCCCGACACAAAAGTAGATATAAAGAAGTTTCAATATCAAGGCCCTATTCCTTTTTCTAAAGAGACAGCAATCTTAATGATGTGTGATGCTTCGGAAGCAGCGTCTAAAAGTTTAACAAAACCAACAGCTTTATCTATTAGTAATTTGATAGATAAAATTATAAGTAAACAAATGGCTGATAATCAGTTTTTAAATTCGAATATAACCTTTAGAGAGATCGAAATTATAAAGAAAGTGATCAAGAAAAAGCTGATGAATATCTATCATTTAAGGGTCGAATATCCAGAATAA
- a CDS encoding site-specific integrase, with product MISYKLHILFYIDKVKINQKGQCPMKCRITYKKTRKQFSIGIFIDPNIWLSKKQKASPQNKENIILNNKLSLIHQQIDKAFLMLQILPNEFDVDDIYRKYKGEDSKEEITILGAYDLHNNKTEKLIGIDFNKLSWSRYVESRRKVALFITKFYKRKDVKLNDLDLKFIQDLEYFFKTDLKLKQATVYRSIQRVKKIIQFAISENYLKKDPFHLYKNKKHKTVIIYLTDVELKKLEKHNFSQVRLQQVKDMFIFCCYTGLAYTEMSTLTTKNIEIGFDGKEWIQMIRKKTNRKISIPILPKAREILDKYDDKLPTLSNQKFNSYLKEISELVGINKKLTHHTARKTFATTVLLFNNVPMEIVSELLGHSNMNVTQSHYGKIVQKKVSDEVNRLY from the coding sequence ATGATATCATATAAATTACACATTCTATTTTACATAGATAAAGTCAAAATAAACCAGAAAGGGCAATGTCCTATGAAATGTAGAATTACTTATAAGAAAACAAGAAAGCAATTTTCTATAGGGATATTTATTGACCCTAATATTTGGTTAAGTAAGAAACAAAAAGCTTCCCCACAAAACAAAGAAAACATCATTTTAAACAACAAATTAAGCCTTATTCATCAACAGATAGATAAGGCTTTTTTAATGCTTCAAATCCTGCCAAATGAGTTTGATGTAGATGATATTTATAGAAAATATAAAGGAGAAGATTCTAAAGAAGAAATTACAATTTTGGGAGCTTATGATTTACATAATAATAAGACAGAAAAATTAATTGGAATTGATTTTAATAAATTGTCTTGGAGCAGGTATGTGGAAAGTAGAAGGAAAGTAGCGTTATTTATTACTAAATTCTATAAAAGAAAGGACGTCAAATTAAATGACTTAGATTTAAAATTTATTCAAGATTTAGAATATTTCTTTAAAACAGATTTAAAACTAAAACAAGCTACTGTTTATAGAAGCATCCAGCGAGTAAAGAAAATTATTCAGTTTGCAATTTCAGAGAACTATTTGAAGAAAGATCCATTTCATCTATATAAAAATAAGAAGCATAAAACAGTTATTATTTATTTGACAGATGTAGAGTTAAAGAAGTTAGAGAAACACAATTTTAGTCAAGTGAGATTACAGCAAGTAAAAGATATGTTTATATTCTGTTGTTACACAGGTTTAGCTTATACAGAAATGTCAACTTTGACAACTAAAAATATAGAAATTGGTTTTGATGGTAAAGAATGGATTCAGATGATACGTAAAAAAACGAATAGGAAAATATCTATTCCAATTTTACCAAAAGCAAGAGAGATTTTAGATAAGTATGATGACAAGTTGCCAACTTTAAGTAACCAAAAGTTTAATTCATATTTAAAAGAGATTTCGGAGTTAGTTGGTATTAATAAAAAATTAACCCATCATACTGCAAGAAAAACTTTTGCGACAACAGTATTATTATTTAACAATGTACCTATGGAAATTGTATCGGAATTATTGGGTCATTCTAATATGAATGTAACGCAATCTCATTATGGTAAAATTGTGCAAAAGAAAGTCAGTGATGAAGTTAATAGGCTTTATTAA
- a CDS encoding acetyl-CoA C-acyltransferase, with the protein MKEVVIVSVARTPIGSFMGSLSTIAAPKLGAIAIKGALEKINLNPNLVEEVFMGNVVSAGLGQAPARQAAIFAGIPNTVPCTTVNKVCASGMKSIMLAAQTIALGDADIVVAGGMENMSSIPHYQHARKGSKFGPITMEDGLQKDGLVDAYDNIPMGVCADACATEYHFSREDQDAFAVQSYNRSAKAWSDGKYADEIVPVEIPQRRGEPIVFSEDEEYKNVRMDKIPTLRAAFTKDGTVTAANASTINDGGAALVLMSADKAKELNIKPLAKVISYADAAHEPEWFTTAPAKALPKALAKANISIDDVDYFELNEAFSIVGLANMKILGITDDKVNVNGGAVSLGHPLGVSGARIVIALTSILKQNKAKIGAAAICNGGGGASAFVIERIS; encoded by the coding sequence ATGAAAGAAGTCGTAATTGTATCTGTAGCCAGAACTCCAATAGGAAGCTTTATGGGAAGTTTATCTACCATCGCTGCCCCTAAATTAGGAGCAATTGCTATAAAAGGAGCTTTAGAAAAAATAAATTTAAATCCAAATTTGGTTGAAGAAGTTTTTATGGGTAATGTAGTTTCTGCAGGTTTAGGTCAAGCTCCAGCAAGACAAGCAGCCATTTTTGCAGGAATACCAAATACAGTACCTTGTACTACCGTAAATAAAGTATGTGCTTCTGGCATGAAATCTATAATGTTAGCAGCTCAAACCATTGCTTTAGGCGATGCTGATATAGTGGTTGCAGGTGGTATGGAAAACATGAGTTCTATTCCTCATTATCAACACGCAAGAAAAGGATCTAAATTTGGACCAATTACCATGGAAGATGGCCTGCAAAAGGATGGATTAGTAGATGCGTACGACAATATACCAATGGGTGTTTGTGCAGATGCTTGTGCTACTGAATATCATTTTTCTAGAGAAGATCAAGATGCATTTGCTGTACAATCTTATAATCGCTCTGCAAAAGCTTGGAGTGATGGAAAATATGCTGATGAAATTGTACCTGTAGAAATTCCTCAAAGACGTGGAGAACCAATTGTATTTTCTGAAGATGAAGAATACAAGAATGTAAGAATGGATAAAATCCCTACATTAAGAGCTGCTTTTACAAAAGATGGAACTGTTACTGCTGCAAACGCCTCTACAATTAATGACGGTGGTGCTGCGTTAGTATTAATGTCTGCAGATAAAGCAAAAGAACTAAACATTAAGCCTTTAGCAAAAGTAATCAGTTATGCAGATGCTGCTCATGAACCAGAATGGTTTACAACAGCGCCAGCTAAAGCATTACCAAAAGCCTTAGCTAAAGCAAATATTTCTATTGATGATGTAGATTATTTTGAATTAAACGAAGCTTTTTCTATTGTTGGATTGGCTAATATGAAAATTTTAGGCATTACAGATGATAAAGTAAATGTAAATGGAGGCGCTGTTTCTTTAGGGCATCCATTAGGGGTTTCTGGAGCTAGAATAGTAATTGCTTTAACTTCTATTTTAAAACAAAATAAAGCCAAAATTGGTGCCGCAGCTATTTGTAATGGTGGTGGTGGAGCAAGTGCTTTTGTTATAGAACGAATTTCGTAA
- a CDS encoding DUF3871 family protein → MELVANYNPIEMIQEVSQVVQKSASNFIGANTIEVSLEHIQNKCIVPVFAKDNEVTISHYGFINSVKEVVESVYSDINVITPSIRASHQIKGRIPSAIGKPVKELLEHEKTIYYERMAFMIEIPNKQVVVNDQILNLTIGGVRAYNQENLFSKKSIEKFKVFIGFKNTVCTNLCIATDGLQSEIRVSSITELKEGVLNLIQGYNQEAHLGVMERMSKFQLSEQEFAHLLGKMRMYHFLSKEERKTKFPLQLTDSQIGIITKNYFTDKNFKRASNKMINLWQVYNLFTEANKSSYIDTNLERNVSAYEFIQMLGFSRENKQNNFFNHIII, encoded by the coding sequence ATGGAACTCGTAGCTAATTATAACCCAATAGAAATGATACAAGAAGTGTCTCAAGTTGTTCAAAAGTCAGCAAGTAATTTTATAGGAGCCAATACAATAGAAGTAAGTTTAGAACATATTCAGAATAAATGCATTGTCCCTGTTTTTGCAAAAGATAATGAAGTTACTATTTCCCATTATGGATTTATAAACTCCGTTAAAGAAGTAGTTGAGTCTGTCTATTCTGATATTAATGTAATAACGCCCTCAATAAGAGCATCACATCAAATAAAAGGTAGAATACCTAGTGCAATTGGTAAACCTGTTAAGGAGTTGTTAGAACACGAAAAAACTATTTATTATGAACGAATGGCTTTTATGATAGAAATACCAAATAAGCAAGTAGTAGTTAATGATCAAATATTAAACCTTACAATTGGAGGAGTTAGAGCATATAATCAAGAAAATTTATTTTCTAAAAAATCAATTGAGAAATTTAAGGTTTTTATTGGTTTTAAAAATACAGTATGTACAAATTTGTGCATCGCTACTGATGGATTGCAATCAGAAATAAGAGTAAGTAGTATTACTGAATTAAAGGAAGGTGTACTTAATTTAATACAGGGTTATAACCAAGAAGCGCATTTAGGTGTTATGGAGAGAATGAGTAAGTTTCAGTTAAGTGAACAGGAGTTTGCTCATTTATTAGGAAAAATGAGAATGTATCATTTTTTAAGTAAAGAGGAAAGAAAAACTAAGTTTCCTTTACAGCTTACAGATTCTCAAATAGGTATAATAACTAAAAATTATTTTACAGATAAGAATTTTAAAAGAGCAAGTAATAAGATGATAAATCTTTGGCAGGTTTATAATTTGTTTACGGAGGCAAACAAGTCGTCTTACATTGATACTAATTTAGAAAGAAATGTCAGTGCGTATGAGTTTATCCAAATGCTAGGTTTTTCTAGAGAAAATAAACAGAATAATTTCTTTAACCATATAATTATATAG
- a CDS encoding helix-turn-helix domain-containing protein, giving the protein MRAFGLNLKKLRNNCNLSQEDLANDCDISISQIGRIERGEINTTISTLFVLAKALNIEVKDLFDFK; this is encoded by the coding sequence ATGAGGGCTTTTGGTTTAAACCTAAAGAAACTCCGTAATAATTGTAATCTTTCACAAGAAGATTTAGCAAATGATTGCGATATATCAATATCACAAATAGGTAGAATTGAAAGAGGAGAAATAAATACCACTATTTCAACTTTATTTGTATTAGCAAAAGCATTGAATATTGAAGTCAAAGATTTATTTGATTTTAAATAA
- a CDS encoding YegP family protein: protein MGKFVISKRTNGEFQFNLKADNGQVILTSEGYSSKAGCENGISSVKTNSQDDSKFDKKTSTNGKPYFNLKASNGQIIGSSEMYESTSGRDNGIASVKKNAPSAATEDIS, encoded by the coding sequence ATGGGGAAATTTGTTATTTCTAAAAGAACCAATGGAGAGTTTCAGTTTAACTTGAAAGCTGATAATGGTCAAGTAATATTAACTAGTGAGGGGTATTCTTCAAAAGCAGGTTGTGAAAATGGTATTTCATCTGTTAAAACTAACTCTCAAGATGACTCTAAATTTGATAAAAAGACATCAACTAATGGAAAGCCATATTTTAATTTAAAAGCTAGTAATGGACAGATTATAGGTTCTAGTGAAATGTATGAAAGTACAAGTGGAAGAGATAATGGTATAGCATCTGTAAAGAAAAATGCACCATCAGCTGCTACTGAAGATATATCATAA
- a CDS encoding XAC2610-related protein — MKKHLLSIVILITTINYAQLKPLKDADLFTKEVTKNTSFKVDKFEFKIEWKDKLSHSPNLGYLGGIESLKIYSKGRLINDFISIEDEVGLQKFIIDFYDFNLDGTIDFRIRRECGGSCYYSYYLSNIKLNKFENPKEWDYIRVRALDFKNKLLADQVVSVNEGAYVYKVKGNRLIKQLKEK, encoded by the coding sequence ATGAAAAAACACCTATTATCAATAGTAATATTAATAACAACGATAAATTACGCACAACTAAAGCCATTAAAAGATGCTGATTTATTTACAAAAGAAGTAACTAAAAACACCTCTTTTAAAGTTGATAAGTTTGAATTTAAAATAGAATGGAAAGATAAATTAAGTCATTCCCCTAATTTAGGATATTTAGGGGGTATTGAATCTTTAAAAATATATTCAAAAGGTAGATTAATAAATGATTTTATATCTATAGAAGATGAGGTTGGACTACAAAAATTTATAATTGATTTTTACGACTTTAATTTAGATGGAACAATAGATTTTAGAATTCGTAGAGAGTGTGGAGGTAGTTGTTATTATAGTTACTATTTATCTAACATAAAACTAAATAAGTTTGAAAATCCAAAAGAATGGGATTATATACGTGTTAGAGCTTTAGATTTTAAAAATAAATTGTTGGCAGACCAAGTTGTAAGCGTAAATGAAGGAGCATATGTTTATAAAGTTAAAGGAAACCGATTGATTAAACAGCTAAAAGAAAAATAA
- a CDS encoding C40 family peptidase: MLYGICNLSIVPLRAEESNQSEMTSQLLFGEAFEVIEKQKEWSKIRLTFDNYEGFIDNKQYTEITEDFYLKLKTEKQYFSGEMIDFITNNKNELTTIPLGANLPFYNAGKLQINSELYIYEGAVLSEEKSKNKIAQTAFNYLNTPFLWGGKTPFGIDCSGFTQMVYKLCGYKLLRDANQQATQGEVLSFIEESEAGDLAFFDNEEGEIIHVGIILSDYHIIHAHGKVRIDTLDHSGIFNAELQKHTHKLRIIKKMI; encoded by the coding sequence TTGTTATACGGCATTTGTAATTTAAGCATTGTTCCTTTAAGAGCAGAAGAATCAAACCAATCAGAAATGACGAGCCAACTTTTATTTGGTGAAGCTTTTGAAGTGATTGAAAAACAAAAAGAATGGAGTAAAATTCGTTTGACTTTTGATAACTATGAAGGATTTATAGATAATAAACAATATACAGAAATCACAGAAGATTTCTATTTAAAACTAAAGACTGAGAAGCAATATTTTTCAGGAGAAATGATTGATTTTATTACCAATAATAAAAATGAGTTAACCACAATTCCTCTAGGAGCTAATTTGCCATTTTACAATGCAGGTAAGCTTCAAATTAACTCAGAGTTATATATATATGAAGGAGCCGTTTTATCAGAAGAAAAATCTAAAAATAAAATTGCACAAACTGCTTTTAATTATTTAAACACTCCTTTTTTATGGGGAGGAAAAACTCCTTTTGGTATTGATTGTTCTGGCTTTACACAAATGGTTTACAAACTTTGTGGATATAAACTTTTAAGAGATGCTAACCAGCAAGCTACGCAAGGTGAAGTTTTAAGTTTTATAGAAGAAAGTGAGGCTGGTGATTTGGCTTTTTTTGACAATGAAGAAGGAGAGATTATTCATGTTGGAATAATTTTAAGCGACTATCATATTATACACGCTCATGGTAAAGTGAGAATTGACACATTAGATCATAGTGGTATTTTTAATGCCGAGCTCCAAAAACATACACACAAATTAAGAATTATAAAAAAAATGATATAA
- a CDS encoding tetratricopeptide repeat protein encodes MKIKNNNKLIISKMKNQILALTVGFLSIASFAQKDELKAAEKAIKKGEFKEAKAALAGLEATEDSMDSKYKAKYYFLKGSAFGSSNAEKAAAAYNKLIAYEKEIGKQKYTKEAEPKLNELIQSVSKNAIKAYNEQDYKNATSDFYLTYKLSPKDTSFLYNAALSSSLAKDYDGALKYYKELQEIKYTGITTQYIAVNKETGEEEDLGTKANRDAMIKFGKYTNPSNKNTESKQAEIIKNIGYIYVNQGKPELAVEALEEARKSNPKDINLLLNQAQMYIELEKMDKFGELMKEAVELDPTNPTLFFNLGVVNAQENHIEEAIGFYEKAIELNPEYGDAYLNLGVTILNKRIEVINEMNENLSNEKKYTELEGELKVICKEALPYIVKADKLGRTEGTVSTLLNIYDTLEMTSEADALRPIYKEMRGQ; translated from the coding sequence ATGAAAATCAAGAATAACAATAAATTAATAATTAGTAAAATGAAAAATCAAATATTAGCGTTAACAGTTGGTTTCTTATCAATAGCTTCTTTTGCGCAAAAAGATGAACTAAAAGCTGCTGAAAAGGCAATTAAAAAAGGTGAATTTAAAGAGGCGAAAGCAGCATTAGCTGGTTTAGAAGCTACAGAAGATTCAATGGATTCAAAATATAAAGCAAAGTATTACTTTTTAAAAGGATCTGCTTTTGGAAGTTCGAATGCAGAGAAGGCAGCAGCAGCATATAATAAATTAATAGCTTACGAAAAAGAAATTGGAAAGCAGAAATATACTAAAGAAGCAGAGCCTAAATTAAATGAATTAATACAGTCTGTTTCTAAAAATGCAATTAAAGCATACAACGAGCAAGACTATAAAAATGCAACAAGTGATTTTTATTTAACATACAAATTAAGTCCTAAAGATACTTCTTTCTTGTACAATGCGGCTTTAAGTTCTTCTTTAGCTAAGGATTATGATGGGGCTTTAAAGTATTATAAAGAGTTGCAAGAGATTAAATATACAGGTATTACTACCCAATATATTGCTGTTAATAAAGAAACAGGTGAAGAGGAAGATTTAGGAACTAAGGCAAATAGAGATGCAATGATTAAGTTTGGGAAATATACAAACCCAAGTAATAAAAATACCGAATCTAAGCAAGCAGAAATCATTAAAAATATTGGTTACATCTACGTAAATCAAGGGAAACCAGAATTGGCTGTTGAAGCTTTAGAAGAAGCTAGAAAATCTAATCCTAAAGACATCAATTTATTATTAAACCAAGCTCAAATGTACATTGAACTTGAAAAAATGGATAAATTTGGAGAGTTAATGAAAGAAGCTGTAGAGCTTGATCCTACAAATCCAACCTTATTTTTTAACTTAGGTGTTGTAAATGCTCAAGAAAATCATATTGAAGAAGCAATTGGATTTTATGAAAAAGCTATCGAATTAAATCCAGAGTATGGAGACGCTTATTTAAATTTAGGAGTTACTATTTTAAATAAAAGAATAGAGGTTATTAATGAGATGAATGAAAATTTATCGAATGAAAAGAAATACACAGAATTAGAAGGAGAGTTAAAAGTTATTTGTAAAGAAGCTTTACCTTATATTGTTAAAGCTGATAAGCTTGGTAGAACAGAAGGGACTGTAAGTACTTTATTAAATATTTATGATACTTTAGAAATGACATCTGAAGCAGATGCTTTAAGACCAATTTATAAAGAAATGAGAGGTCAATAA
- a CDS encoding AAA family ATPase: MQLQKAQRQQVKLRLGLSGASGFGKSYSALLLAYGITEDWTKIAVVDTENNSASLYSHLGDFNVVSLNQPYSPERYIEAIKLCEENQMEVIIIDSITHEWQGKGGCLQIHEQLGGKFQDWAKLTPRHQAFIDAILQSNCHVITTVRKKMDYSMDRDSSGKTRVVKHGLKDITREGFSYELTVDFEIINENHMAKATKDRTGLFMDKPEILITKGVGRMLIDWCNQGVSIADAKKEIAECTTVEGLRHLYQKYLPLKKELHDTILYRKQEIESVKSMVVERKEIIHNNKMSENGTRS, translated from the coding sequence ATGCAATTACAAAAAGCACAAAGACAGCAAGTAAAATTAAGATTAGGATTGTCTGGAGCATCAGGATTTGGCAAGAGCTATTCAGCGTTATTACTTGCTTATGGAATTACAGAAGATTGGACTAAAATAGCTGTTGTCGATACAGAAAACAATAGTGCGTCACTTTACAGTCATTTAGGAGATTTTAATGTGGTTTCTTTAAATCAGCCTTATAGCCCAGAACGATATATTGAAGCTATTAAGCTTTGTGAAGAAAATCAAATGGAAGTAATCATTATTGATAGCATTACCCACGAATGGCAGGGTAAAGGTGGTTGTTTACAGATACACGAGCAATTAGGTGGTAAATTTCAAGATTGGGCGAAATTAACTCCAAGACATCAAGCTTTTATAGATGCCATTTTACAGTCTAATTGTCACGTTATAACCACTGTTAGAAAGAAAATGGACTACTCAATGGATAGAGATTCAAGTGGCAAGACAAGGGTTGTAAAGCACGGTTTAAAGGATATTACCAGAGAAGGATTTTCTTATGAATTGACCGTTGATTTTGAAATTATTAATGAAAACCATATGGCTAAGGCAACTAAAGATAGAACAGGTTTGTTTATGGATAAGCCAGAGATTTTAATTACAAAAGGAGTTGGTAGAATGTTAATTGATTGGTGTAATCAAGGTGTGTCTATTGCAGATGCTAAAAAGGAAATAGCAGAATGCACAACAGTTGAAGGTTTAAGACATTTATATCAAAAATATTTACCTCTCAAGAAAGAGTTGCACGATACTATCTTATATCGTAAGCAAGAGATTGAATCAGTAAAATCTATGGTAGTAGAAAGAAAAGAAATTATTCATAACAACAAAATGTCAGAAAATGGAACTCGTAGCTAA
- a CDS encoding AAA family ATPase — translation MKKDLMEKEKRKIKIEMGFDQIQDLKNEPEVKVLWEGISEGTFGLLCGVAKTGKTTFAENLAISLSVGRTEYFGKKMNGVPRKVLFVNMEESWKIRGRRNTKQLNELSVAELDLYRENYMTVPKDFPEFLNNENDWEYLRDYIAEANPDVIFIDSLTHMFSGEIEKSANCVNFVQKFKKYVTCFGKTVIVIHHNVKGNDKPIDQNNVAGSRVILQSFQFAYGFANIPMGGKYMCPLNNKEFGIDTTEAILYDIKEDGWIVATGEKCNKYKLYKDSYKSDGRTDSTNTDLIYNYIESISSQVSQTSLYGNRTTTRMLMSEFVENDSRTMSKDTLHKGLLKLEKESKIKREKKGVYILNSKVEDERNDTK, via the coding sequence ATGAAGAAAGATTTAATGGAGAAAGAGAAAAGAAAAATTAAAATTGAGATGGGGTTTGATCAAATTCAAGATTTAAAAAATGAACCAGAAGTAAAGGTTTTATGGGAAGGTATTTCTGAAGGTACATTTGGTTTATTATGTGGAGTTGCAAAAACAGGTAAAACAACCTTTGCGGAAAATTTAGCAATATCACTTTCTGTTGGTAGAACTGAATATTTTGGAAAAAAAATGAATGGAGTACCTAGGAAAGTTTTGTTTGTAAATATGGAAGAGAGCTGGAAAATTAGAGGAAGAAGAAATACAAAGCAATTAAATGAATTATCAGTTGCAGAATTAGATTTGTATAGAGAAAACTATATGACTGTTCCTAAAGATTTTCCAGAGTTTTTAAATAATGAAAATGATTGGGAATATTTACGTGATTATATAGCAGAAGCAAATCCTGATGTAATATTTATTGATAGTCTAACACATATGTTTTCGGGTGAGATTGAAAAAAGTGCTAATTGTGTAAATTTCGTTCAAAAATTTAAGAAATATGTAACTTGTTTTGGTAAGACAGTAATTGTAATTCATCACAATGTAAAAGGAAATGATAAGCCAATTGACCAAAATAATGTAGCTGGTAGTAGAGTGATTTTACAATCATTCCAATTTGCCTATGGTTTTGCAAATATTCCTATGGGAGGTAAATACATGTGCCCTCTAAATAATAAGGAATTTGGAATTGATACAACTGAAGCGATACTCTATGATATTAAAGAGGATGGATGGATAGTAGCCACTGGAGAAAAATGTAATAAATATAAATTATATAAAGATTCTTATAAAAGTGACGGGAGAACAGATTCTACAAATACTGATCTAATCTATAATTATATAGAAAGTATTTCAAGTCAGGTAAGTCAGACTAGTTTGTATGGTAATAGAACAACTACTAGAATGTTAATGAGTGAATTTGTTGAGAACGATAGTAGGACTATGTCTAAAGATACATTACATAAAGGTTTATTAAAATTAGAAAAAGAGTCTAAAATTAAGAGAGAGAAAAAGGGGGTTTATATTTTAAATAGCAAGGTAGAAGATGAAAGAAATGACACAAAGTAA